The following coding sequences lie in one Pseudarthrobacter phenanthrenivorans Sphe3 genomic window:
- a CDS encoding SRPBCC family protein, which translates to MSTKVEKRIVVDVPVSTAYTQWTRFEDFPRFMRGVDSVTRLGDDRLRWVAHIAGARREWEARITEQAADRRVAWTSTEGPANSGAVEFKDLGGNRTELALTLEYQPVRLVEKVGELVHMVGRQAEHDLKDFKEFVERQGAVQQSGEGARTGEPVAGETPYSRFSHPFDQTGGLVDFEGESDETVDGENYSSGERRQRRHDDGPIPPYGGTLGQH; encoded by the coding sequence ATGAGCACGAAAGTGGAGAAACGGATTGTGGTCGATGTGCCGGTCAGCACCGCGTACACCCAGTGGACCCGGTTCGAGGACTTCCCCCGGTTCATGAGAGGCGTGGACAGCGTGACCCGGCTGGGTGATGACCGCCTCAGGTGGGTGGCCCACATCGCCGGAGCCCGCCGCGAATGGGAGGCAAGAATCACCGAGCAGGCCGCGGACCGCAGGGTGGCCTGGACATCCACCGAGGGCCCGGCGAATTCCGGTGCCGTGGAGTTCAAGGACCTGGGCGGCAACAGGACTGAACTGGCACTGACGCTGGAGTACCAGCCCGTGCGCCTGGTGGAGAAGGTGGGCGAGCTGGTCCACATGGTGGGCCGGCAGGCCGAACACGACCTGAAGGACTTCAAGGAGTTCGTCGAGCGGCAAGGTGCAGTCCAGCAAAGCGGGGAGGGCGCGCGGACCGGTGAACCTGTTGCCGGGGAGACACCGTACAGCCGGTTCTCGCACCCGTTTGACCAGACGGGCGGCCTGGTCGATTTCGAAGGCGAGTCGGACGAGACAGTGGACGGCGAAAACTACAGTTCGGGCGAACGCCGCCAGCGCCGGCATGACGACGGCCCTATTCCGCCCTATGGCGGCACGCTCGGCCAGCATTGA
- a CDS encoding SRPBCC family protein: MSTKVEKRILVNVPVSTAYNQWTQFEDFPHFMGGVKSVTQLNDDRLEWVAEIGGVRRQWEAKILEQVPDRKIAWAATEGATNAGAVEFEDVGGGQTSLQLTLEYEPEGLIEKVGDKLNVVDRQAEADLKRFKEFIEDEGYASGAWRGSVSSGAPVGTPGVEDAAGSRGDSGKAGVSGKVAAGVGVAAAAGAAAAMAAGGSKGETAVADETITPAATGEPATVTPVTTDTTAAGTAGADTTTTGTTAAGTTAAAGSTGSVADLGGDDRDRAPLRPDQRPGGCHRRVGRNA; encoded by the coding sequence ATGAGCACGAAGGTGGAAAAACGCATTCTGGTGAACGTACCGGTGAGCACGGCCTACAACCAGTGGACCCAGTTCGAGGATTTCCCGCACTTCATGGGCGGCGTCAAGAGCGTCACCCAGCTGAACGATGATCGGCTGGAGTGGGTGGCGGAGATCGGCGGCGTCCGCAGGCAGTGGGAGGCCAAGATCCTGGAGCAGGTCCCCGACCGCAAGATCGCCTGGGCCGCCACCGAAGGCGCCACCAACGCCGGCGCCGTGGAGTTCGAGGACGTGGGCGGCGGCCAGACCTCCCTGCAGCTGACGCTCGAATACGAGCCCGAGGGACTGATTGAAAAGGTGGGCGACAAGCTCAACGTAGTGGACCGCCAGGCCGAGGCTGACCTGAAGCGGTTCAAGGAATTCATCGAGGATGAAGGTTATGCCAGCGGTGCATGGCGCGGCAGCGTCAGCTCCGGAGCACCCGTCGGCACCCCGGGCGTGGAAGACGCCGCAGGTTCGCGCGGCGACTCGGGCAAGGCAGGCGTCTCCGGCAAGGTGGCAGCAGGCGTTGGGGTTGCCGCCGCAGCGGGCGCAGCAGCCGCGATGGCGGCAGGCGGCAGCAAGGGCGAAACCGCCGTTGCCGATGAAACGATAACGCCGGCCGCCACGGGGGAGCCTGCAACCGTCACCCCCGTCACCACAGACACGACTGCCGCGGGCACGGCGGGCGCTGACACCACAACAACGGGTACCACCGCTGCGGGGACGACGGCGGCAGCCGGCTCCACGGGCTCCGTTGCCGACCTGGGCGGCGACGACCGGGATCGGGCACCCCTTCGACCAGACCAACGGCCTGGTGGATGCCACCGGCGAGTCGGACGAAACGCTTGA
- a CDS encoding rhamnogalacturonan lyase: protein MANPSQCTLPSRAGRAWKAAPTALAASLTAAVLAFTGAPLAEAGPSTAPGQSGKAELKRQVENLDRAPVAVLTDQGVTLGWRMLGLDQDSVGFHVIRDGVQLTEEPIRNTTTYVDPAGTAESKYAIKTVGNGNGQDKLSGEFTPLAQNYLSIKLDKPADGVTPTGQAYTYTANDASVADLDGDGSYEIIQLWNPSNAQDNSRSGHTGNVYVDAYKMDGTRLWRIDLGRNIRAGAHYTQVLAYDFDGDGKAEVSMKTADGTTDAAGTVIGDAAADHRNSGGYVLSGPEFLTVFNGDSGTIMDTVAYDPPRGSVSAWGDGYGNRVDRFLAGVAYLDGEKPSMMFSRGYYTRTVLVTYDLVDGKLVKRWTFDSDIEGSQYKGQGNHNLSVADVDHDGKDEFVFGSMTIDDDGTPLYNTRLGHGDAIHTSDFDPSRPGLEVFAVHESMSQSGNRGATFRDAATGEVIWSIPAVRDTGRGAAGDIDPRHAGAEGWAVGGDASWNSPRGQLMSAKGELIAEKIPAANFLAWWDGDLLREIVDHDFDAAAGVGVPSISKWNWETESSDRLLTATGARTNNHTKGNPAVQADLLGDWREELAFPSSDSTELRIYTSTSPTEVRLRTLMHDPTYRTGVAREGVAYNQPPHPGFFIGEGMATPAAPSVTYAGAEK from the coding sequence TTGGCTAATCCCTCGCAATGTACCCTTCCATCCCGGGCCGGCCGAGCCTGGAAAGCCGCCCCCACGGCACTGGCCGCCTCACTCACGGCTGCCGTGCTGGCATTCACGGGCGCTCCCCTGGCCGAGGCTGGGCCAAGCACCGCCCCAGGCCAGTCCGGGAAGGCGGAGCTCAAGCGCCAAGTGGAAAACCTGGACCGCGCACCGGTTGCGGTCCTCACGGACCAGGGCGTCACGCTGGGCTGGCGCATGCTGGGCCTTGACCAGGACAGCGTGGGCTTCCACGTGATCCGCGACGGCGTCCAGCTCACGGAAGAGCCCATCCGCAACACCACAACCTACGTTGACCCGGCCGGGACGGCGGAGTCCAAGTACGCGATCAAGACAGTGGGCAACGGCAACGGCCAGGACAAGCTCAGCGGCGAGTTCACTCCATTGGCGCAAAACTACCTGTCCATCAAGCTGGACAAGCCGGCCGACGGCGTCACCCCCACCGGCCAGGCGTACACCTACACCGCCAACGACGCGAGCGTTGCGGACCTGGACGGGGACGGCAGCTACGAGATCATCCAGCTGTGGAATCCCTCCAACGCCCAGGACAACTCCCGGTCCGGCCACACCGGGAACGTCTACGTGGACGCCTACAAGATGGACGGCACCAGGCTGTGGCGCATCGATCTGGGACGGAACATCCGCGCCGGCGCCCACTACACCCAGGTGCTGGCCTACGACTTCGACGGCGACGGCAAGGCCGAGGTGTCCATGAAGACGGCCGACGGCACCACGGACGCCGCCGGCACGGTAATCGGCGATGCTGCGGCCGACCACCGCAACAGCGGCGGCTACGTGCTGTCCGGGCCTGAGTTCCTTACCGTATTCAACGGGGACAGCGGCACCATCATGGACACCGTGGCCTACGATCCGCCGCGCGGCAGCGTTTCCGCCTGGGGCGACGGCTACGGCAACCGCGTGGACCGGTTCCTGGCCGGCGTGGCCTATCTGGACGGCGAAAAGCCGTCCATGATGTTCAGCCGCGGCTACTACACCCGCACCGTCCTGGTTACTTATGACCTGGTGGACGGCAAGCTGGTGAAGCGCTGGACCTTCGACTCGGACATCGAAGGCTCGCAGTACAAGGGCCAGGGAAACCACAACCTGTCGGTGGCCGACGTTGACCACGACGGCAAGGACGAGTTCGTCTTCGGCTCCATGACCATCGACGACGACGGCACGCCCCTGTACAACACCAGGCTGGGCCACGGCGATGCCATCCACACCAGCGACTTTGACCCTTCCCGCCCGGGCCTTGAAGTTTTCGCCGTGCACGAAAGCATGAGCCAGAGCGGCAACCGCGGCGCCACCTTCCGTGACGCCGCCACGGGCGAGGTCATCTGGAGCATTCCCGCTGTCAGGGACACCGGCCGCGGAGCCGCGGGGGACATCGACCCCCGCCATGCCGGTGCCGAAGGCTGGGCTGTGGGCGGCGATGCCTCATGGAACTCGCCGCGGGGACAGCTGATGTCTGCCAAGGGGGAGCTGATCGCCGAAAAGATCCCGGCCGCGAACTTCCTGGCCTGGTGGGACGGCGACCTGCTCCGCGAGATCGTGGACCACGACTTTGATGCCGCCGCGGGAGTGGGCGTGCCCAGCATCTCCAAGTGGAACTGGGAAACCGAGAGCAGCGACAGGCTGCTGACCGCCACTGGCGCCAGGACCAACAACCACACCAAGGGCAACCCCGCAGTCCAGGCCGACCTGCTGGGTGACTGGCGCGAGGAACTGGCGTTCCCGTCGTCGGACAGCACGGAACTGCGGATCTACACCAGCACTTCGCCCACCGAGGTCCGCCTCCGTACCCTGATGCACGATCCCACCTACCGGACCGGGGTGGCCCGGGAGGGCGTGGCCTACAACCAGCCGCCGCATCCGGGGTTCTTCATCGGCGAGGGCATGGCAACTCCTGCTGCGCCCTCTGTTACCTACGCAGGCGCGGAGAAGTAA
- a CDS encoding Lrp/AsnC family transcriptional regulator — MLIVHLIDALDAEILLTLDRDPHATVLSLSRSLGVARNTVHARLRRLLADGSLAPFSQRVRTEALGLPLIAFISISISQSSSEEAVAALRTIPEIIEMHATTGDADLLAKVAARNPADLHRVTNAMLAIAGVVRTSTAMSLVEVMPARTLPLLEAAAGRPGETRT, encoded by the coding sequence ATGCTCATTGTGCACCTCATTGACGCTCTTGATGCAGAGATCCTCCTCACACTCGACCGGGACCCCCACGCCACCGTCCTGTCCCTCTCACGCTCACTGGGCGTTGCCCGGAACACGGTCCATGCCCGGCTTCGCAGGCTGTTGGCGGACGGAAGCCTGGCCCCGTTCAGCCAGCGGGTCCGGACGGAGGCCCTGGGGCTTCCGCTGATTGCCTTCATCTCGATTTCCATCAGCCAGTCCTCCAGCGAGGAAGCGGTGGCCGCGCTCCGGACCATCCCGGAGATCATCGAGATGCACGCCACCACTGGCGATGCGGACCTGCTGGCGAAGGTGGCAGCGAGAAACCCCGCAGATCTGCATCGGGTGACCAACGCGATGCTGGCGATTGCCGGCGTCGTGCGTACCAGCACGGCAATGTCGCTGGTGGAAGTGATGCCCGCCCGGACGCTTCCGCTGCTTGAAGCCGCGGCCGGGCGCCCGGGGGAAACAAGGACCTAA
- the hisC gene encoding histidinol-phosphate transaminase encodes MTSILPEAEAPEVRAAVASLPAYVAGRSAESELTAALASNESHFAPLPSVIDVISAEAARIHRYPSMAAADVREAVAKYHGVTADEVAAGPGSSGVLQQIFSALCGHGDEVVFAWRSFEAYPILVTVAGAVPVPVPLLPNEHHDLPAMAAAVSSRTRVVILCSPNNPTGVSISAGALEEFLGSVPPHVLVVLDEAYIEFQRGPGLDALDFYRRYPNLCILRTFSKAYGLAGLRVGYAIARPAIAEGLRRTAIPFGVNRMAQAAAVASLAAQGEIAERTDVVAAERSRVIGCLRTYGWDVPDSQANFYWLRASDGMREQILAALSDAGILARGYAGDGVRVTLADRTTNDRVLAVLSRRGRFRAQ; translated from the coding sequence ATGACCAGCATCCTCCCCGAAGCAGAGGCACCCGAGGTGCGTGCCGCCGTCGCCAGCCTTCCCGCCTACGTGGCGGGCAGGAGCGCCGAGTCCGAACTGACGGCCGCCCTCGCTTCCAACGAAAGCCACTTCGCTCCCCTGCCATCAGTCATCGACGTTATCTCTGCGGAGGCAGCCAGGATCCACCGGTACCCGTCCATGGCAGCGGCGGACGTGCGGGAGGCCGTTGCCAAGTATCACGGCGTCACCGCGGATGAGGTTGCCGCCGGGCCGGGAAGTTCGGGCGTGCTGCAGCAGATCTTCTCCGCGCTTTGCGGCCACGGCGACGAAGTGGTGTTCGCCTGGCGCTCCTTCGAGGCGTACCCCATCCTCGTGACAGTGGCCGGCGCGGTGCCCGTCCCCGTTCCATTGCTCCCGAACGAACACCATGACCTCCCGGCCATGGCGGCTGCCGTCAGCAGCCGGACCCGCGTGGTGATCCTTTGTTCGCCCAACAATCCCACCGGAGTGTCCATCAGCGCCGGGGCATTGGAGGAGTTCCTTGGGTCCGTGCCGCCGCATGTCCTGGTGGTGCTGGACGAGGCCTACATCGAGTTCCAGCGCGGCCCGGGGCTGGACGCCCTGGACTTTTACCGGCGCTATCCCAACCTGTGCATCCTGCGAACCTTCTCCAAGGCCTATGGACTGGCCGGGCTGCGGGTCGGCTATGCCATTGCCCGGCCGGCGATCGCCGAGGGCCTCCGCCGGACCGCAATCCCCTTCGGCGTCAACCGGATGGCCCAGGCCGCGGCCGTGGCGTCCTTGGCTGCGCAGGGCGAGATTGCAGAGCGGACGGATGTGGTTGCCGCAGAGCGCAGCCGGGTCATCGGGTGCCTGCGCACCTACGGCTGGGACGTTCCGGACAGCCAGGCCAACTTCTACTGGTTGCGGGCATCGGACGGGATGCGGGAGCAGATCCTGGCAGCGCTGTCCGATGCCGGCATCCTGGCGCGCGGCTACGCCGGGGACGGGGTGCGCGTCACCCTGGCAGACCGGACGACCAATGACCGGGTGCTCGCGGTCCTGTCCCGGCGCGGAAGGTTCCGGGCCCAGTGA